A genomic window from Pocillopora verrucosa isolate sample1 chromosome 7, ASM3666991v2, whole genome shotgun sequence includes:
- the LOC131792412 gene encoding uncharacterized skeletal organic matrix protein 5-like produces the protein MKIDGKKRTFHFDSDFWSNKIEYNLPGGETGFDTVETKLPTYWNTSFSKICLCMKIDGDLRFIVINKSADSLYWLIADGQHRSTFLGPEKWKSLIGSQGYLHRYCNKEGFNLEPEGAYWKNRACKARIGILANNNNGCGDVDSRIGFGTGGPRDDNNTCGIDAREVHIKAMGYILVQ, from the exons ATGAAGATTGATGGCAagaag CgaacttttcattttgattctGATTTTTGGAGCAACAAGATAGAATATAATCTTCCTGGAGGAGAGACTGGGTTTGACACAGTGgagaccaagttaccgaccTATTGGAACACATcattctccaagatctgtctctGTATGAAGATTGACGGAGATCTCAGGTTTATTGTCATAAACAAGTCAGCCGATTCCCTGTACTGGCTGATCGCTGATGGGCAACACCGCTCCACCTTTTTGGGTCCTGAGAAATGGAAGTCACTGATTGGTTCACAGGGTTACTTACACCGTTACTGTAACAAGGAAGGGTTTAATCTTGAACCGGAGGGAGCTTATTGGAAGAATAGAGCTTGCAAAGCAAGGATTGGTATTCTTGCCAATAACAATAACGGATGCGGGGATGTTGATTCCAGAATCGGGTTCGGAACAGGAGGGCCGCGTGATGACAACAACACGTGTGGAATTGATGCTAGAGAGGTACACATCAAAGCCATGGGATACATATTGGTCCAGTAA